The DNA window GCGGGCGACTCCTGAGATCGAGAGCCGGGAACTGAGTGGTTTATTGCTGCAGTTGCGTGCAATGGGGCATTCCGATGCCTCGCTATTGCCCTGGATGACGCCGCCTCGTCCGGATGACCTGCGGCGTGCGGAATCGCTTCTGGACGAATTGGGGGCGCGGGGCAAAATGGCCGAGCGGATGGCTGCGATGCCAGTGCATCCACGGCTGGCCCGGATGCTGATTGAGTCAAGCGAGCGAAGTGCGGCAACGCCAGCGGCGCGCGTTGCTGCCCTGCTTTCGAGTGGGGAGAGGATGCAGAACGCAGATCTGATCCATAATGCGGAGCGACCCTTGAGCTCGAATGCGGAACGAATCGCGAAACAGTTGGAGCGGCAAGTGGGGCGCTCGCAGGGCCGGGATTGGGAACGGGCGCTTGCGGAGTCAATCTTGTCGGCCTATCCGGACCGCGTGGCGAAGCGGCGCCGCGAGGATGAGTATGAAGTGGCCGGTGGCGTGAGGCTGCGCTTGCAATCGCCGAAGCCGCCGGAGTGGATTGTGGCTGTCGATACCGATCAGAAATTTGTACGAGCGGCTTGTCCGATTGAGCCGGATTGGTTGCTCGAATTGTTTCCGGATTCGGTGACGGCGGTGGATCGCTATGTCTGGAATCGCGCGAGTGAGCGTGTGGAGCAGCATAGCGCGATCGAGTTTCATGGACTGGCGCTTGAGGCGAGTGTGGAGCCGCGGCCGATGTCGGAAGAGGCTTCCGAGGTTTTACGCGAAAAGGTAAGAGAGGCGGGTTGGAGGCGCTTTGTCGATGTGCCGGAGATGGAGGCGCTGCTGGCGCGAGCTGCTTTTGGGGGGATTCCTTTTGGGGAGCAGGAGGTGCTGGAACAGTTGCTCGCGCTTTGCGAGGGCTATAACGGCTTCGATCAGATTCGAGCCGCGGCTGCGTATCAGGTCTGGGTGGAGCCTGCGGTGCTGGATCGCGCGGCTCCGGCTCGGATTCAGTTGCCGGGGGGACGGAGTGTCCGTGTGAACTATGTGCCGAATCAGACACCGTGGATCGAGAGCCGGTTGCAGGACTTTTGGGGAATGACCGAGACGCCGAAGGTCGGCGGCGTCCCGGTTCTTGTTCACTTACTTGCTCCTAACAAACGTGCTGTGCAGATGACGCAGGATCTGGGGAGCTTCTGGACGAAGCTGTATCCGGAATTGCGCCAGCAACTAAGCCGACGCTACCCGAAGCATAGCTGGCCGTAACGCGAAGAAGATCAGTCCCGCGCCGATGAGCAGGTAAGTGCCAGGCTCAGGAATGCTGCTGACGTCGTTGACGGTGACCAGTTGGCTGGTGCTCGAATAGGCGGTTGGGGTGTCGAGACCGGCATAGAGGAAGCCGTGATCGAGATTGCTTTCGTTCATGGAGAGGAAGATCGTGGTGGCTCCGGCACTCTCCGCACGGAAAGTGAGTGTAGCCAGCAAAACTGAGTTCTGTCCGGTGTTCGTCACTTCACCGGGCAGCAGTGTGCCAGCGATGAGGTTTGCATTGAGGTACTCAAAGAAGGGCGCTGCGACTATGATGCTTTGCAGGCTGAGCCCCAGGTTGGAAAAAGTCTGGTCGAAGCCGAAGGCGAGCAGCGATTCGTCCAATGGGGCGTCCTCAAAAGGATCTTCGACGGTGACGGTTGCGGTGAAGGTCTGGCCGACCGTAAAGGCAGAGGCCGGAAGCTGCAGGTTGAGAGTGGCAGCCGGTAAGGCGGCTGCGATCGCGAGAATCGCAATGAGTGCTTTCATGATGTGTTTCCTTGTTAGCGGATGAAGGCGGAGTAGTAACTACTCCAGAGTTTGTAATCCGTGAGGGTGATGACTCCATCCCCATCGATATCCATGCGCCGGTCGACGCCCTCTTCGCCGGGATGCTTGCCGAGTTTGCTGCGAAGAAGATTGCCGTCGGCGGCATCGACCATGCCGTCGTCGTTGAGGTCGCCCGGGAGCGGGTTGAAGCCCATGAGGACCGGATCGTGGTCAGAGGCCCGGTAAGGACCAGCGTTGTAATAAGCGGGGTTTGTGGTGTTGTATTCGAAAACCGGGGGCTCGTCGGAGTTGATGTGCCATTCGGTGACCCCACTGACCAGTGAGAAGAAAACGGGGTTTGAGATGGCGTGGTCGAGCGAGCCGGACTGTGCACTGAAGTTGTAGGAATAGCTATTGAGGCCAAGAATATTGGTGGCGAGATTCTTGTAACCGGCAGCTTCGAGGATCCGGATAGGATCTTCCTTCGCGTAAGCATTGAAGTCGCCGAGCAGTACAAACTTACGGGTGGCTACTGGCGTGGGGTCCGCGGTGGGATTGGCGTTGATCCAGGAGAGCACGTCATTCGCTTGTGCGACGCGCGATGCGTTGGAAGGGCTTTGTCCGTCGTTCTGATCGGCATCGCCCGGCAGCGAACCGGCTGAAGCTTTTGACTTCCAGTGGTTGACGTAGACGGTGAACTGCTGCAGTTCCGGTTTTACCGCGCCAACAGGGACGAAACGCTGGGCGAGCGTGGGACGGGAGGACACTCCTGCAGGGGGGAGTCGAGAGGCAAAGGTTCCGACAGGGGCCAGCTTCAGAGGCTGATAGAGGATGCCGTTGGTGATGAGATCGGTGCCCAGCGGACCGGTGGACACAAAGGCATAGGTGCCGGGACCGGCGACGGCATTGATCGCATTCACCAGATCGGTGATGGCAACGTCGCCGTTGTTCTGCAGTTCTGTGAGGCCGATCACATCCGGGTTGAGCGCAACGATGGCAGCAACGATCTTTGCCTTCTGCTTTTGGAACTCCGTTGCGTTTGCAGCGCCACGGTTGCTGCCGCCGAAGCTGGTGAAGTAATTGAGAACGTTCCAGCCCACCACTCGGAAGCGGCCGCCAACGGCGTCTGGAGCGGTGGTCCGGGGATTGGAAGCGGCCTGGATTGTGAGGGCTGAGGGATTGAGCGCGAAGACGCGGTACTCGCTAAAGGAGTAGTCGACAACGGCTTCCCAGCCGGATGCTACGGTGTATCCGGCACGAAGAGTGTTGCTGGTG is part of the Bryobacter aggregatus MPL3 genome and encodes:
- a CDS encoding PEP-CTERM sorting domain-containing protein, whose translation is MKALIAILAIAAALPAATLNLQLPASAFTVGQTFTATVTVEDPFEDAPLDESLLAFGFDQTFSNLGLSLQSIIVAAPFFEYLNANLIAGTLLPGEVTNTGQNSVLLATLTFRAESAGATTIFLSMNESNLDHGFLYAGLDTPTAYSSTSQLVTVNDVSSIPEPGTYLLIGAGLIFFALRPAMLRVASA
- the hrpB gene encoding ATP-dependent helicase HrpB, which codes for MILPIDQILPQIPSSGNLVIEAAPGAGKTTRVPAALSGNVLVLEPRRLAARLAARRVASERGERIGESVGYQVRFEDVSSPRTRLRYLTEGVLNRRLASDPMLRGVDAVVLDEFHERHLEGDLALALLLELQRRYRPELRIVVMSATLDAAPIAAHLGNCPILRSEGRLFPLEVVYTPESAQPLEERVAAALAKAKGDALIFLPGAAEIRRAIEACRRLDRLLLPLYGDLSQEEQDLALEKSSRPKAIFATNIAESSITIEGISTVIDSGLARVASDSRNTGLPQLSLQKISRASAIQRAGRAARTGPGLCIRLYSEHDFVNRAERATPEIESRELSGLLLQLRAMGHSDASLLPWMTPPRPDDLRRAESLLDELGARGKMAERMAAMPVHPRLARMLIESSERSAATPAARVAALLSSGERMQNADLIHNAERPLSSNAERIAKQLERQVGRSQGRDWERALAESILSAYPDRVAKRRREDEYEVAGGVRLRLQSPKPPEWIVAVDTDQKFVRAACPIEPDWLLELFPDSVTAVDRYVWNRASERVEQHSAIEFHGLALEASVEPRPMSEEASEVLREKVREAGWRRFVDVPEMEALLARAAFGGIPFGEQEVLEQLLALCEGYNGFDQIRAAAAYQVWVEPAVLDRAAPARIQLPGGRSVRVNYVPNQTPWIESRLQDFWGMTETPKVGGVPVLVHLLAPNKRAVQMTQDLGSFWTKLYPELRQQLSRRYPKHSWP